A region of Chloroflexota bacterium DNA encodes the following proteins:
- a CDS encoding PTS ascorbate transporter subunit IIC yields the protein MVELIFELIRLPAVILGLIALVGLLIQRKTAGEVISGVLKTVLGVLIMIVGIGALINALVPIQQMFTHAFHVEGFVTYDEGCLGAVQAANVAGVAAEISLTMLFGYIIHILLARFTPWKYIYLTGHMIWIHAGAFAILYHSFGLPFWLVVALASITDGLYMTLAPALAQPFMRKITGSDEIAFGHGQTLLNVTAGWLARLVGNPEDSAEALKLPEGLAFFRDMSISISLVMLVIVILAMIFAGPAYVTELSGGQNWIVFSILQALGFTAGVLVLIQGVRMLIAEIVPAFKGIADVVAPGSKPALDCPVIYPYAPTSLMIGLITGSIAQVVAIALLAAIGWPIPIPSMIAAFFASGSGAIFGNAYGGRRGAVLGGFWWCFAAWIMISLGYKLQITGNLAGMGAEGLFWTCPDVIVPSFAIWGIAKLLGLP from the coding sequence ATGGTCGAGTTGATTTTCGAATTGATCCGATTACCGGCTGTGATCCTTGGCCTGATTGCGCTGGTAGGGTTGCTCATCCAGCGCAAAACAGCAGGCGAGGTCATCAGCGGCGTGCTCAAGACCGTCCTGGGGGTGCTCATTATGATCGTGGGTATCGGAGCGTTGATCAATGCTTTGGTACCCATTCAGCAGATGTTCACCCATGCCTTCCACGTCGAGGGCTTCGTGACCTATGATGAGGGCTGTCTGGGCGCAGTGCAGGCGGCTAATGTCGCCGGAGTCGCTGCCGAGATCTCGCTTACCATGCTCTTCGGCTACATCATCCACATCCTCCTGGCCCGTTTCACGCCTTGGAAGTACATCTACCTCACCGGCCACATGATCTGGATCCACGCCGGCGCTTTCGCCATCCTCTACCATTCCTTCGGCTTGCCCTTCTGGCTGGTGGTAGCCCTGGCCTCCATTACCGACGGACTGTATATGACCTTGGCCCCGGCACTGGCCCAACCCTTTATGCGCAAGATCACTGGCTCGGATGAGATCGCCTTCGGTCACGGCCAGACTTTGCTAAACGTAACTGCTGGGTGGCTGGCCAGGCTAGTCGGCAACCCTGAGGACAGTGCCGAGGCCCTGAAGTTGCCCGAGGGCTTGGCTTTCTTCCGCGATATGTCCATCTCCATCTCCTTGGTCATGCTGGTTATCGTCATCTTAGCCATGATCTTCGCGGGGCCGGCCTACGTGACTGAGCTCAGTGGCGGCCAAAACTGGATCGTCTTCTCTATCCTGCAAGCCTTGGGCTTCACCGCGGGCGTGCTCGTCTTGATCCAGGGTGTGCGCATGCTCATTGCAGAGATCGTTCCCGCATTTAAGGGCATTGCGGACGTGGTCGCGCCTGGCTCGAAGCCAGCCCTTGACTGCCCGGTGATCTATCCCTATGCTCCTACTTCCCTGATGATCGGGCTTATCACCGGCAGTATTGCTCAGGTGGTCGCCATTGCTCTCCTGGCGGCTATTGGCTGGCCGATTCCCATCCCCAGCATGATCGCCGCTTTCTTTGCCAGCGGGTCGGGGGCCATCTTCGGCAACGCCTACGGTGGCAGGCGAGGGGCTGTCCTCGGCGGCTTCTGGTGGTGTTTCGCCGCTTGGATCATGATCAGCCTGGGCTACAAACTCCAGATCACTGGTAACCTCGCAGGCATGGGCGCAGAGGGCCTGTTCTGGACCTGCCCTGATGTCATAGTGCCATCCTTTGCCATTTGGGGCATTGCCAAACTCCTGGGGCTTCCCTGA
- a CDS encoding PTS sugar transporter subunit IIB, giving the protein MKIATLCGMGFGSSMMLKMFIEEILKDLQVKAEVVPWDLGTFKAQQADIVVAPTDMEMHLKSTSAKVVLIRNLVDKKELREKLVPVLQEYQGK; this is encoded by the coding sequence ATGAAAATCGCCACTTTGTGCGGGATGGGCTTCGGCAGCAGCATGATGCTCAAGATGTTTATTGAGGAGATCCTGAAGGACCTTCAGGTAAAAGCCGAGGTAGTGCCGTGGGATCTGGGCACGTTCAAGGCCCAACAGGCAGACATCGTAGTGGCTCCTACCGACATGGAAATGCACTTGAAGAGCACGTCGGCCAAGGTGGTACTGATTAGAAACTTGGTTGACAAGAAGGAGTTGCGCGAAAAACTCGTGCCTGTTCTGCAAGAGTACCAAGGCAAATAG
- a CDS encoding DeoR/GlpR transcriptional regulator: MLSAERQREILRLIRERRRATVAELSERFGVSPATVRRDLDALEDEGVIRRSHGGAVVAERATPEPPIIQRMMENEEEKRRIGQAAAKLIQDGETIFLGSGTTTFEVARHLTGKKNLTVITNALNIVNLLADQPEITVVVTGGLLRHSELSMIGHITEQTLKELRANKVIMGMRAISVQDGLTSDYLPETMTDRAIIQSASEVILVADHSKFGKVSTVLVAPVTAVHKVVTDSAAPSDIVAELRRLGIEVILT, from the coding sequence ATGCTGAGTGCTGAACGTCAACGAGAGATATTGCGTCTGATCCGTGAACGCCGGCGGGCGACGGTGGCCGAATTAAGCGAGCGATTTGGTGTCAGCCCGGCGACTGTGCGGCGCGATCTGGATGCGCTGGAAGATGAAGGAGTCATTCGCCGATCCCACGGCGGGGCCGTCGTCGCCGAGCGCGCCACTCCCGAACCACCTATCATCCAGAGAATGATGGAGAATGAAGAAGAGAAACGCAGAATCGGACAGGCAGCCGCAAAACTGATTCAGGATGGCGAAACGATTTTCCTGGGCTCAGGGACGACAACCTTCGAAGTGGCTCGCCACCTCACCGGCAAGAAGAATCTCACCGTGATTACCAATGCCCTCAACATTGTTAACCTCTTGGCAGACCAGCCGGAGATCACCGTTGTAGTCACAGGTGGATTGTTGCGCCACTCAGAATTATCCATGATCGGCCATATCACAGAGCAGACCCTGAAAGAGTTGCGGGCTAACAAAGTGATCATGGGTATGCGGGCTATCAGCGTTCAGGATGGTCTAACGAGCGATTATCTGCCTGAAACGATGACCGACAGGGCTATCATCCAATCCGCCTCAGAGGTGATTCTCGTAGCCGACCACAGCAAATTTGGAAAGGTATCTACGGTTCTGGTGGCTCCTGTCACGGCCGTTCACAAAGTAGTGACCGACTCGGCTGCCCCATCGGACATCGTAGCAGAACTGAGGAGGTTGGGCATAGAGGTGATCCTAACCTAA
- a CDS encoding helix-turn-helix domain-containing protein, with the protein MTEIEGNAELSERELEVLRLVATGASNRQIARQLHISHNTVKVHLRNIFAKLGVESRTEATLRAIHEGWVEVAPPPAEMPAEPVVIRRIAGWQRVAFVLLALVLAVIVLLPPRGSESLVPDRQFSDQGWQAGVVTTPGPVSRWSERTPMSIPRARLAVVAYRDQIYAIGGDTPTGATGAVEVYDPETDSWTRRADKPTPVLNIAAAVIGDRIYVPGGYDAAQQPVAALEIYDPLQDAWSQGAPLPEPLFAAAVAAEGGRLYVFGGHNGMQYVNTVYIYDPEADTWSLGTPMSTARGFASAVEFDGLIYVVGGYNGATEFDLCEVYDPAAEAAGSNPWSSRAPMAQGRGGLALAAADGSLYAIGGGWINRLSFNERYDVAQDTWSPFETPVLEQWRTLGAATIQTGDGPVIYAVGGFSGDYLNTNRVFQTFFRIYLPRL; encoded by the coding sequence ATGACCGAGATTGAGGGCAATGCCGAACTGAGCGAGCGCGAGTTGGAAGTCCTGCGTCTGGTGGCTACCGGCGCTTCCAACCGCCAGATCGCCCGCCAACTGCATATCAGCCACAACACGGTGAAGGTGCACCTGCGCAATATCTTCGCCAAGTTGGGCGTCGAGTCGCGCACCGAGGCCACGCTCCGCGCTATCCACGAGGGGTGGGTCGAAGTCGCCCCTCCACCCGCGGAGATGCCAGCAGAGCCCGTCGTCATCCGGCGCATTGCCGGCTGGCAGCGCGTGGCCTTCGTACTCCTTGCGCTCGTCCTCGCGGTCATCGTCCTCCTGCCTCCCCGCGGAAGTGAATCGCTGGTCCCCGACCGTCAGTTCAGTGACCAAGGGTGGCAGGCCGGAGTGGTCACCACACCAGGCCCTGTGTCGCGCTGGTCGGAGCGCACGCCTATGTCCATCCCCCGTGCCCGCCTGGCGGTTGTAGCCTACCGAGACCAGATCTACGCCATCGGAGGCGATACACCGACGGGAGCAACCGGCGCGGTGGAGGTTTACGACCCCGAGACGGACTCGTGGACTCGGCGAGCAGACAAGCCCACGCCGGTGCTGAACATCGCCGCCGCGGTTATCGGCGACAGGATCTACGTCCCCGGGGGCTATGATGCGGCTCAACAACCCGTCGCTGCCCTCGAGATATATGATCCCTTGCAGGATGCCTGGTCTCAAGGTGCGCCGCTGCCCGAACCTCTCTTCGCCGCGGCAGTGGCGGCTGAGGGTGGGCGGCTCTACGTTTTCGGTGGTCACAATGGGATGCAGTACGTGAACACGGTGTACATCTACGATCCAGAGGCGGACACTTGGAGTCTGGGCACGCCTATGAGCACGGCGCGGGGCTTTGCCAGCGCCGTCGAATTCGACGGACTGATCTACGTGGTGGGCGGCTACAATGGGGCTACGGAATTCGATCTCTGCGAGGTGTACGACCCAGCGGCAGAGGCTGCCGGGAGCAATCCCTGGTCATCCCGCGCGCCGATGGCCCAGGGTCGGGGCGGGCTGGCCTTGGCTGCCGCCGACGGCAGCCTCTACGCCATCGGTGGCGGATGGATCAACCGCCTATCCTTCAACGAGCGATACGACGTGGCGCAAGATACCTGGTCTCCTTTCGAGACCCCGGTCTTGGAACAGTGGCGCACCTTGGGCGCAGCCACCATCCAGACAGGCGATGGCCCAGTGATCTACGCGGTCGGGGGCTTCAGTGGCGACTATCTGAACACGAACCGCGTCTTCCAGACTTTCTTCCGCATCTACCTGCCGCGGCTGTAA